One region of Salvia miltiorrhiza cultivar Shanhuang (shh) chromosome 3, IMPLAD_Smil_shh, whole genome shotgun sequence genomic DNA includes:
- the LOC131019142 gene encoding wall-associated receptor kinase-like 1 — protein MLSDGTIVAIKKLNKVNENQVEQFINEVVILSQINHRNVVRLLGCCLATESPQLVYEFLPNGTLFDFIHEPKIEFPPTWSMRMKIATDVAGALAYIHSSSSIPIYHRDIKSDNILLDEKYVVKVADFELSKLVQVDRTHLTTMVKGTWGYIAPEYAITGRYTEKSDVYSFGVVLLKLLTEKRTICNERTEDERHLVPHFLVHMEADNLDVILDAHVSVEAAKEKVLAFARIARRCVNAEQKFGPTMKEVASELERLKISVTNVVVCSDGEDELSCSDGDGEDEIVELNNRHRIIEPIQIEISRDDSSFGVFRFLELDGNEGNSD, from the coding sequence ATGTTATCCGATGGCACAATTGTGgcaataaagaaattaaataaagttaaTGAAAATCAAGTTGAGCAATTCATAAACGAGGTTGTGATATTATCACAAATCAATCATAGGAATGTGGTGAGATTGTTAGGATGTTGTCTGGCCACAGAGAGTCCTCAACTTGTTTATGAGTTTTTACCAAATGGAAccttatttgatttcattcatgAGCCAAAAATCGAATTTCCACCTACATGGAGCATGCGTATGAAAATAGCTACAGATGTAGCAGGGGCATTGGCATACATACACTCTTCATCTTCAATACCCATATACCATAGAGACATCAAGTCCGATAATATCCTTTTAGATGAAAAGTATGTTGTCAAAGTAGCAGATTTTGAACTTTCCAAACTTGTCCAAGTAGATCGGACGCATTTAACCACAATGGTTAAAGGGACATGGGGATATATAGCTCCAGAATATGCCATTACTGGTCGTTATACGGAAAAGAGCGATGTCTACAGCTTTGGAGTAGTTCTTCTTAAACTTCTAACCGAAAAACGAACAATTTGTAATGAAAGAACAGAAGATGAAAGACACCTAGTTCCACATTTTCTAGTGCACATGGAAGCCGACAACCTTGACGTCATTTTAGATGCTCATGTTTCTGTGGAAGCTGCAAAGGAAAAGGTGCTTGCGTTTGCAAGAATTGCAAGAAGATGTGTGAATGCTGAACAGAAATTTGGGCCAACCATGAAGGAAGTAGCCTCAGAATTGGAAAGGTTGAAGATATCTGTCACGAATGTCGTGGTCTGTTCCGATGGTGAGGATGAATTGAGTTGTTCTGATGGTGATGGTGAAGATGAGATAGTTGAGCTAAATAACCGACACCGAATAATCGAACCAATTCAAATCGAAATTTCGAGGGATGATTCAAGTTTTGGTGTTTTTCGGTTTCTTGAACTTGATGGGAATGAGGGGAATTCTGACTGA
- the LOC131015321 gene encoding wall-associated receptor kinase-like 1, producing the protein MLSDGTIVAIKKLNKVNENQVEQFINEIVILSQINHRNVVRLFGCCLATESPQLVYEFLPNGTLFDFIHEPKIEFPPTWSMRMKIATDVAGALAYIHSSSSIPIYHRDIKSDNILLDEKYVVKVVDFGLSKLVQVDQTHLTTMVKGTWGYIAPEYAITGRYTEKSDVYSFGVVLLELLTGKRTICNERDERHLVPHFLVHMEADNLDAILDAHVYVEAAKEEVLAFGRIARRCVNAGQKFRPTMKEVASELERLKISVTNAVVCSDGEDELSCSDGDGEDEVVELNNRHRIIEPIQIEISRDDSSFGVFRFLELDGNEGNSD; encoded by the coding sequence ATGTTATCCGATGGCACAATTGTGgcaataaagaaattaaataaggttaatgaAAATCAAGTTGAGCAATTCATAAACGAGATTGTGATATTATCACAAATCAATCATAGGAATGTGGTGAGATTGTTTGGATGTTGTCTGGCCACAGAGAGTCCTCAACTTGTTTATGAGTTTTTACCAAATGGAAccttatttgatttcattcatgAGCCAAAAATCGAATTTCCACCTACATGGAGCATGCGTATGAAAATAGCTACAGATGTAGCAGGGGCATTGGCATACATACACTCTTCATCTTCAATACCCATATATCATAGAGACATCAAGTCCGATAATATCCTTTTAGATGAAAAGTATGTTGTCAAAGTAGTAGATTTTGGACTTTCCAAACTTGTCCAAGTAGATCAGACGCATTTAACCACAATGGTTAAAGGGACATGGGGATATATAGCTCCAGAATATGCCATTACTGGTCGTTATACGGAAAAGAGCGATGTCTACAGCTTTGGAGTAGTTCTTCTTGAACTTCTAACCGGAAAACGAACAATTTGTAATGAAAGAGATGAAAGACACCTAGTTCCACATTTTCTAGTGCACATGGAAGCCGACAACCTTGACGCCATTTTAGATGCTCATGTTTATGTGGAAGCTGCAAAGGAAGAGGTGCTTGCATTTGGAAGAATTGCAAGAAGATGTGTGAATGCTGGACAGAAATTTAGGCCAACCATGAAGGAAGTAGCCTCAGAATTGGAAAGGTTGAAGATATCTGTCACGAATGCCGTGGTCTGTTCCGATGGTGAGGATGAATTGAGTTGTTCCGATGGTGATGGTGAAGATGAGGTAGTTGAGCTAAATAACCGACACCGAATAATCGAACCAATTCAAATCGAAATTTCGAGGGATGATTCAAGTTTTGGTGTTTTTCGGTTTCTTGAACTTGATGGGAATGAGGGGAATTCTGACTGA